The genomic interval TTTTTTTATTTAAAATATCTTATTTAATTTTTAAATTTTCCTCTTTTTTTAAAGCCTCCAATTCTTTATTTAAATCTTTTTTAGTAGTATCAAATCTTCTTTTTGCAACAACAATTTTTAATGCTAGTTCACTTAATTCAGAATAAATAGATACATACTATTTTGACGTCGTTTGGAAAAAACAAAATGATATTTGGAAAATCTCATCTTTTTATGAAAAGCGTGATTAGAGGGGAGTAACATGGGAAACATGGGTAAATATGTGTTTTTAATTGTAATTATACTATTAGCAGTATTAATAAGTGTTATAGTTATATTACGTATGAAGAAAAAATATGTATCTAAATATTCTGAATTAAGTGAACTAGAATTAAAAATAGTTGATGCAAAAAGAAGATTTGATACTACTAAAAAAGATTTAAATAGAGAATTGGAGGCTTTTAAAAAAGAGGAAAATTTAAAAATTAAAGAAGATATTTTAAATAAAAAAAGGGAAGCCGATCAAGAAATTAAAGAAATGAAACAAGAAATTTCTAAAAAAGAATCTCGATTAGTAAAAAAAGAAGAAAATCTAGATGTCAAGTATCAAAAGTTGGAAGAAAAAGAGAAAAAAATTGATGAACAAAAAGAAGATCTTATTAATAAACAAAAAGAACTTGATGAAATTGTTGCAAAAGAACAAGATGAGTTAGAAAAAATTGCTAAACTTAGTCTAGAAGATGCAAGAGATATAATTTTAACTAAACTAGATAATGAATTAATACATGATAAAGCAGTTAAGATTAGAGATTATGAATACAACTTAGAAAGAGAAAAAGAAAAGATATCTAGGAGAGTGTTATCTACTGCAATTAATAAAGGTGCTTCTGACTTCGTAGTAGATGCAACTATTACAGTTGTTGAATTACCAAATGAGGATATGAAGGGTAGAATTATTGGTAAAGAAGGTAGAAATATTAGAGCCATAGAAGCAGCAACAGGTGTTGATTTAATTATAGATGATACACCAGAAGCAGTAGTATTATCATCATTTGATGGAGTAAGGCGTGAAGTTGCTAAAATAGCATTAGAAAAATTAATACAAGATGGAA from Oceanivirga salmonicida carries:
- the rny gene encoding ribonuclease Y, with the translated sequence MGNMGKYVFLIVIILLAVLISVIVILRMKKKYVSKYSELSELELKIVDAKRRFDTTKKDLNRELEAFKKEENLKIKEDILNKKREADQEIKEMKQEISKKESRLVKKEENLDVKYQKLEEKEKKIDEQKEDLINKQKELDEIVAKEQDELEKIAKLSLEDARDIILTKLDNELIHDKAVKIRDYEYNLEREKEKISRRVLSTAINKGASDFVVDATITVVELPNEDMKGRIIGKEGRNIRAIEAATGVDLIIDDTPEAVVLSSFDGVRREVAKIALEKLIQDGRIHPTKIEEVVEKAAIEVEQSIYDAAEEAIMEVGIPTLPKEVLKVLGKLKYRTSYGQNVLKHCVEVAHLAGAIAAEIGADVEVAKRAGLFHDIGKAFTHEQEGSHAINGADFLRKFSKEKEVVLNAVEAHHDEVEKISIEAVILQAADALSASRPGARRETLTNYLKRLEQLEEIANSYEGIENSYAIQAGRELRLIVSPNKIDDDKAVILSRDIAKEIEEKMQYPGQIKVTVVRETRAVEYAK